The following proteins come from a genomic window of Panicum hallii strain FIL2 chromosome 8, PHallii_v3.1, whole genome shotgun sequence:
- the LOC112903624 gene encoding uncharacterized protein LOC112903624 has protein sequence MSGRRRPQQQPPPRPRPQPLDFDPPGRVLFRVTFNVAGATATGFNHFIEQVQRRIFDLIERPRYYGRGTMVLPCPQAQQPTWFVIVLESRDREMRYSVPFFIEAESIYLHGYQNQAGYLFEFDVDPTQDNQPASGSYLGRNASTPLPFSCNYGPLVRATKRKGPNKTVLDPGLTLLEDEPGTPMPDFGRHRLMDAVMELAQGDNSGSLHRTAQNLLLVVIRFCESIRFRSVQREMASLWEPTTSAAASLSSCGVGQIKNWNSIATNLQDSARHPVAWPAELVKAGVRSAAEAQEILVVIKFIGYPNEPGNPTPEWGNPPPDNPYRRHGGGPGPGPGGAAGGVLAAEVPRWFLVPEEPVMQILGVDIPRQRGAGRLEGVYGSITVTDGFGTQTIYRRNWDYYQRNSGDSEMSLELEALNRAISAYDSVDVDVDLSSASPAAPLTTGNFSWSVYNCRANRYDHVLRRTIGRAVLEYIVYSKAVQVAVSVTVDGGDDVAHAWFTTMNTMVGVLQPGPRRYMTRAGGGRLLRGDYVVAAPLSARLEVVVTVEHKGSRQLVGRTFELQPTGDGGRSTRTETVRQGTSVKVDFAWNLLRMGLPSPTSSAGRNSHDELRRR, from the exons gccgccgccgcggccgcggccgcagccgctgGACTTTGACCCTCCAGGGCGCGTGCTGTTCCGCGTCACGTTCAACGTGGCCGGCGCCACGGCCACCGGTTTCAACCATTTCATCGAGCAAGTGCAGCGGCGGATCTTCGACCTGATCGAGCGGCCGCGGTACTACGGCcggggtaccatggtgctcccCTGCCCGCAGGCCCAGCAGCCGACGTGGTTCGTCATCGTCCTGGAGAGCCGGGACCGGGAGATGAGGTACAGCGTCCCGTTCTTCATCGAGGCCGAGAGCATCTACCTCCACGGCTACCAGAACCAGGCAGGCTACCTCTTCGAGTTCGACGTGGACCCGACCCAAGACAACCAGCCGGCGTCGGGGAGCTACCTGGGGCGCAACGCGTCCACACCCCTGCCTTTCAGCTGCAACTACGGGCCCCTGGTGCGAGCCACCAAGCGCAAGGGGCCGAACAAGACCGTCCTGGATCCCGGCCTGACGCTTCTGGAAGATGAACCGGGGACGCCGATGCCAGATTTTGGCCGGCACCGGCTCATGGACGCCGTCATGGAGCTGGCGCAGGGCGACAACTCCGGCAGCCTGCACCGGACGGCGCAGAACCTGCTGCTCGTCGTCATCAGGTTCTGCGAGTCCATCCGGTTCCGCAGCGTCCAGCGCGAGATGGCGAGCCTCTGGGAGCCCACGACCAGTGCCGCCGCCAGCCTGAGCAGCTGCGGGGTGGGGCAGATCAAGAACTGGAACTCCATCGCAACGAACCTGCAGGACTCGGCTCGCCATCCCGTCGCCTGGCCGGCGGAGCTTGTCAAGGCGGGCGTCCGCAGCGCGGCGGAAGCGCAGGAGATACTCGTCGTCATAAAGTTCATCGGCTACCCAAACGAGCCCGGCAACCCGACACCGGAGTGGGGGAACCCTCCACCGGACAACCCCTACCGCCGTCACGGCGGTGGCCCCGGCCCGGgaccaggaggggcggcgggcggtgtcCTCGCCGCCGAGGTGCCCCGGTGGTTCCTGGTGCCGGAGGAGCCTGTCATGCAGATCCTGGGCGTCGACATTCCCCGGCAGCGTGGAGCCGGCAGGCTCGAAGGCGTCTACGGCAGCATCACCGTGACGGATGGCTTTGGTACTCAGACGATCTACCGCCGCAACTGGGACTACTACCAACGCAACTCCGGCGACTCCGAG ATGAGCTTGGAGCTCGAGGCCCTGAACCGCGCCATCTCCGCCTACGACAGCGTGGACGTCGACGTCGACCTCAGCAGCGCCTCACCGGCGGCGCCGCTGACCACGGGGAACTTCTCGTGGAGCGTGTACAACTGCCGGGCCAACAGGTACGACCACGTCCTGCGCCGGACCATCGGCCGGGCGGTCCTGGAGTACATCGTCTACAGCAAGGCCGTGCAGGTGGCGGTGAGCGTCACGGTGGACGGAGGCGACGACGTTGCCCACGCGTGGTTCACCACCATGAACACCATGGTCGGGGTCCTCCAGCCCGGCCCGCGGCGCTACATGACCCGCGCTGGCGGCGGCCGCCTGCTGCGCGGCGACTACGTCGTGGCGGCGCCGCTCTCCGCCCGGCTCGAGGTGGTCGTGACGGTGGAGCATAAAGGGTCCCGGCAGCTGGTGGGGAGAACCTTCGAGCTGCAACCTACAGGGGATGGAGGAAGATCCACGCGGACCGAGACAGTGCGGCAGGGGACCTCCGTGAAGGTGGACTTTGCCTGGAACCTTCTTCGGATGGGGTTGCCCAGTCCCACAAGTTCGGCTGGCCGAAACAGTCATGATGAGCTGAGAAGAAGATGA